The Gavia stellata isolate bGavSte3 chromosome 1, bGavSte3.hap2, whole genome shotgun sequence genome has a segment encoding these proteins:
- the PDCL3 gene encoding phosducin-like protein 3, translating into MQDPNKDTEWNDILRKKGILPPKENLEERERAKEEEQLAILQRSLVKTYEDMTLEELEENEDEFNEEDEKAIEMYRQQRLAEMKAAQMKNKFGEVLEISGKDYVQEVTKAGKGIWVVLHLYKQGIPLCALINQHMSGLARKFRDVKFIKAISTTCIPNYPDKNLPTIFVYLEGDIKAQFIGPLVFGGMNLTRDELEWKISESGAIKTDLEENPRKQIQDQLMSSIRACVPARGESDSEDD; encoded by the exons ATGCAG GACCCAAATAAAGACACGGAGTGGAATGACATCCTGCGCAAGAAAGGTATCCTTCCTCCAAAGGAAAACCTGGAGGAACGGGAGCGCGCAAAGGAAGAGGAGCAGCTTGCCATCCTTCAGAGGTCTCTCG TGAAAACTTATGAGGACATGACTCTGGAAGAGCTAGAAGAGAATGAAGATGAATTTAATGAGGAAGATGAGAAAGCTATTGAAATGTACAG GCAGCAGAGGTtagcagaaatgaaagcagctcAAATGAAGAATAAATTTGGGGAAGTTTTGGAGATTTCGGGAAAAGATTACGTTCAAGAGGTTACGAAAGCTGGAAAAGGTATATGGGTAGTCCTGCACCTCTACAAACAAGG AATTCCACTCTGTGCCTTAATAAATCAACATATGAGCGGGCTTGCAAGAAAGTTCAGAGATGTGAAATTCATCAAAGCTATCTCTACCACCTGCATTCCCAACTACCCCGATAAGAACCTGCCTACGATATTCGTCTACCTGGAGGGAGACATCAAAGCTCAGTTCATTGGGCCTTTGGTGTTTGGTGGCATGAACCTAACAAGGGATG AATTGGAGTGGAAGATTTCGGAGTCAGGCGCCATCAAAACAGACCTTGAGGAGAACCCCAGGAAGCAGATCCAGGACCAGCTCATGTCCTCAATCAGGGCCTGTGTCCCAGCCAGGGGGGAGAGTGACTCAGAGGATGACTAA